From Hymenobacter sedentarius, a single genomic window includes:
- a CDS encoding TolC family protein, with translation MSRGERWAQRGLALGSLWLLAGGAGAQVPGRATLTPQPAVAPAPASPRRLDDFLGIARQNSPLLRATANQVRQNSLDSLVRARQNGVQIGGIGSALYYPSVTNSKGESVLGYDNAVTNGGNYAALAQATKPILNRFQLQNDYRILASQGQVLRNTGRLTALDLRRSITDQFLTAYAAERQLTFSRSLLGQLRQQDAQLRKLVDAGIFKQTQYLTFYLSVRTQEVTVEQDRLAYRRELGTLRFLAGVADTALVALETPSPPSHRPLAGLTAPSQRQYTLDSLRLLLDRQAVDAAYRPKVNAVLDAGLQSSSYLPMALAHSVGFGGGLQLAVPIYDGHQRQLQYQRLELSEQSRRGYRQFLTVQRRQQYDQLEGLIRDSDALLARIREQVRVAEALVGAARQQLATGDVAILDYLNLVTSYRTLQFSLTQAEIDRLRSRFALDYLAE, from the coding sequence TTGAGTAGAGGAGAGCGCTGGGCGCAACGCGGACTGGCGCTCGGCAGCCTGTGGCTGCTGGCGGGTGGGGCAGGTGCCCAGGTACCAGGACGCGCCACCCTGACCCCGCAGCCCGCTGTGGCGCCCGCCCCGGCCAGCCCGCGCCGGCTCGATGACTTCCTAGGTATAGCCCGCCAAAACAGCCCCCTGCTGCGCGCTACCGCCAACCAGGTGCGCCAGAACAGCCTCGATAGCCTGGTGCGGGCTCGGCAAAATGGCGTGCAGATTGGTGGCATTGGCTCGGCGCTGTACTATCCGTCGGTCACGAACAGCAAAGGCGAAAGCGTGCTGGGCTACGACAACGCCGTGACCAACGGCGGCAACTACGCGGCCCTGGCCCAGGCCACCAAGCCCATCCTGAACCGGTTTCAGCTCCAAAACGACTACCGCATCCTGGCCAGCCAGGGCCAGGTGCTGCGCAACACCGGCCGCCTCACGGCCCTGGACCTGCGCCGCAGCATTACCGACCAGTTTCTGACGGCCTACGCCGCCGAAAGGCAGCTCACCTTCAGCCGCTCGCTGCTGGGCCAGCTGCGCCAGCAGGATGCCCAGCTGCGCAAGCTGGTCGACGCCGGCATTTTCAAGCAAACCCAATACCTGACCTTTTACCTCTCGGTGCGCACCCAGGAAGTGACCGTGGAGCAGGACCGGCTGGCCTACCGCCGCGAGCTGGGCACGCTGCGCTTTCTGGCGGGCGTGGCCGACACGGCCCTGGTGGCGCTGGAGACTCCTTCCCCACCCTCGCACCGCCCCCTGGCCGGCCTCACGGCGCCGAGCCAGCGCCAGTATACGCTCGACAGCCTGCGCCTGCTGCTCGACCGCCAAGCCGTGGACGCCGCCTACCGGCCCAAGGTGAATGCCGTGCTCGACGCGGGCTTGCAATCCTCGTCGTACCTGCCCATGGCCTTGGCGCACAGCGTGGGCTTTGGGGGCGGGCTGCAGCTGGCGGTGCCGATATACGACGGCCACCAGCGCCAACTCCAATACCAGCGCCTGGAGCTGAGCGAGCAGTCGCGGCGCGGCTACCGGCAGTTTCTCACGGTGCAGCGGCGGCAGCAATACGACCAGCTCGAAGGCCTGATTCGGGATTCGGATGCGCTGCTGGCGCGCATTCGGGAGCAGGTGCGCGTGGCCGAGGCGCTGGTGGGGGCCGCCCGCCAGCAGCTGGCCACCGGCGATGTGGCCATTCTCGATTACCTCAACCTGGTGACCAGCTACCGCACCCTGCAGTTCAGCCTCACCCAGGCCGAAATTGACCGACTGCGCAGCCGTTTTGCGTTAGACTATCTGGCTGAGTAA
- a CDS encoding efflux RND transporter periplasmic adaptor subunit gives MNFHRLPLFLLLPALVACGAQDPAAGEDANGEEEAVKPRALVTVGTVQTDTLTDVLRLNAVSAFPAKDALRATTTGYVLPPAPVVGQQVRAGQTVFTIQTKESKVLHLDKLTGDPRLKFSGIIQIKTARNGVLASVDKLPGDYVQDGEQLGVTYDKSRFGFILDVPVTQLRFVHPGQACRILLPDGRALPGRVAEVLPTADVSTQTQRYTVRPIGPIPELPENLAVQIELNRTEPRRASTLPRTAVLTDETQTQFWVMRLLNDTTAVKVPVTVGTQDKDNIEIKAPSFSAKDKILLSGNFGLGDTAAVKVTR, from the coding sequence ATGAATTTTCACCGGCTGCCTTTATTTCTCCTCCTGCCCGCCCTGGTGGCTTGTGGAGCCCAAGACCCGGCAGCGGGCGAGGATGCTAATGGCGAGGAAGAAGCGGTAAAACCCCGCGCCCTGGTGACGGTGGGCACGGTGCAAACCGATACGCTCACGGACGTGCTGCGCCTCAACGCGGTGTCGGCGTTTCCGGCCAAGGATGCGCTGCGGGCCACCACCACCGGCTACGTGCTGCCCCCGGCGCCGGTGGTGGGCCAGCAGGTGCGCGCCGGCCAAACGGTGTTCACCATCCAAACCAAGGAGTCGAAAGTGCTGCACCTGGACAAGCTCACCGGTGACCCGCGGCTCAAGTTCAGTGGCATCATTCAGATAAAAACGGCCCGCAACGGCGTGCTGGCTTCCGTAGACAAGCTGCCGGGTGACTATGTGCAGGACGGCGAGCAGCTGGGCGTGACCTACGACAAAAGCCGCTTCGGCTTCATCCTCGACGTGCCCGTGACGCAGCTGCGCTTTGTGCACCCCGGCCAGGCCTGCCGCATCCTGCTGCCCGATGGCCGGGCGCTGCCCGGCCGCGTGGCTGAAGTGCTGCCCACCGCCGACGTAAGCACCCAAACCCAGCGCTACACCGTGCGGCCCATCGGCCCCATCCCGGAGCTCCCCGAAAACCTGGCCGTGCAAATTGAGCTAAACCGCACCGAACCACGCCGGGCCAGCACGCTGCCGCGCACCGCCGTGCTCACCGACGAAACCCAAACCCAGTTTTGGGTGATGCGCTTGCTCAACGACACCACCGCCGTGAAAGTCCCCGTGACTGTTGGCACGCAGGACAAGGACAATATTGAAATCAAAGCCCCCAGCTTTTCGGCAAAAGACAAGATTTTGCTGAGCGGAAATTTTGGGCTAGGCGATACTGCAGCGGTAAAGGTGACACGGTGA
- a CDS encoding DUF6799 domain-containing protein: MSMRTLGAMGAACLMLALSLPGRAQQSRNNDGFLRRNGQMEVVRNGQPRPMTRDAHLPTGAVITKDGFIVSPDGQRTELRDGQGCDLRGRPVKVLTTASGTLALGAPVREAAPQATPEEPPTRSVLQAIFGERADDEDNDEDEGKGKYKVKKAKKHHGKGKGKGHGRWKGEDD, encoded by the coding sequence ATGTCAATGCGCACCCTTGGGGCGATGGGCGCGGCCTGCCTCATGCTGGCACTAAGCCTGCCCGGCCGGGCTCAGCAGTCCCGCAACAACGACGGCTTCCTGCGCCGAAACGGCCAGATGGAAGTGGTCCGAAACGGCCAGCCCCGGCCCATGACCCGTGATGCCCACCTGCCTACCGGCGCTGTGATTACCAAAGACGGCTTCATCGTGAGCCCCGACGGCCAGCGCACCGAGCTGCGCGACGGCCAGGGCTGCGACCTGCGGGGCCGCCCCGTAAAAGTGCTCACCACGGCCAGCGGAACCTTGGCGCTGGGGGCTCCTGTGCGGGAGGCCGCACCCCAGGCCACCCCCGAAGAACCACCCACCCGGTCCGTACTGCAAGCAATTTTCGGCGAAAGGGCCGATGATGAGGACAACGACGAGGACGAAGGCAAGGGCAAATACAAAGTGAAGAAAGCGAAAAAGCACCACGGCAAAGGCAAGGGCAAAGGCCACGGCCGCTGGAAAGGCGAGGACGATTAG
- a CDS encoding M14 family metallopeptidase, which yields MRKYYALLLAALITVGAQAQTKSNLAYYLPQNVTYNPAIPTPAAVLGYEVGEWHASHDQLLMYMRAVDAASDRVTITEYARTHENRPLLLLTITSPENQRNIAQIKADHHKLTDPAESGKLDVSKMPAVLWMGYSVHGNEPSGTNASLLAVYYLAAAQGPAIDEVLRNTVVLVDPSINPDGMTRFSSWVNSRRSKNLVTDPANVEQNEAWPGGRFNHYWFDLNRDWLPLQHPESRGRLKQFHEWKPNLLTDHHEMGTNSTFFFQPGVVSRKHPLTPDRNFELTQKIGAFHAKALDKIGSLYFTEENYDDFYYGKGSTYPDVNGAVGILFEQASSRGHAQEGANGVVRFPFTIRNQVTTTLSSIEAMQALRVDLLNYQRDFYQKAAKEASGQGVRAYVFGAEQDPARSYELARIIRQHQIAVYRPKSTLQLNGRTFNPADTYVVPTDQPQFRLIQAMFEERSTFKDSIFYDISAWTLPRAFGLDMASVTKLPKGGLLGQRLDSVSFPVGKVTGDKTAYAYAFSWHGYYAPRALNTLLARKLVVKVATEPFSIGERKMDYGTIMVPVGVQTVPADTVFALMQQVAAANGLEVVGITTGLSAQGLKLGSVNFVTLKKPEIMLLAGPGVSPTDVGEAWHLLDQRFGMTPSLVAPESLDRVNLDRYTVIVASDGTYNGIPVAAREKLRAWVQRGNTLLAMGKGAKWLANNGLSATKFKASGPTPTAPETASGPAAPSPTAPATPALATAPGARDRAGAVPPAAPRTGALPQRPYVGMRNTASAQEITGAIFHARLDLTHPLGYGYDSPDVYLFRDHTVFMERSASPYANPLMYTAKPLASGFISKPNELKLRSTAAADVADVGAGRIISLVDNPNFRAFWYGTNKLFLNSVFFGQIIRANAAPATEE from the coding sequence ATGAGAAAATACTACGCTTTGCTGCTGGCGGCGCTGATAACGGTTGGGGCGCAGGCCCAAACCAAATCCAACCTCGCCTACTACCTGCCCCAGAACGTGACCTACAACCCGGCCATCCCAACGCCGGCCGCGGTGCTGGGCTACGAGGTGGGCGAATGGCACGCGAGCCACGACCAGCTGCTGATGTACATGCGGGCCGTGGACGCGGCCTCCGACCGGGTGACCATCACGGAATATGCCCGCACCCACGAAAACCGGCCCCTGCTCCTGCTCACCATTACCTCGCCGGAAAACCAGCGCAACATCGCCCAAATCAAAGCCGACCACCACAAGCTGACCGACCCCGCCGAGTCGGGCAAGCTGGACGTGAGCAAGATGCCGGCCGTGCTCTGGATGGGCTACAGCGTGCACGGCAACGAGCCCAGCGGCACCAACGCCTCGCTGCTGGCGGTGTATTACCTGGCCGCGGCGCAGGGCCCGGCCATCGACGAGGTGCTGCGCAACACCGTGGTGCTGGTCGACCCCAGCATCAACCCCGACGGCATGACGCGCTTCTCGAGCTGGGTGAATTCGCGCCGCAGCAAAAACCTGGTCACCGACCCGGCCAACGTGGAGCAGAACGAAGCCTGGCCCGGCGGCCGCTTCAACCACTACTGGTTTGATTTGAACCGCGACTGGCTGCCGCTGCAGCACCCGGAGTCGCGCGGCCGCCTCAAGCAATTCCACGAATGGAAGCCCAACCTACTCACCGACCACCATGAAATGGGCACCAATTCCACGTTCTTTTTCCAGCCCGGTGTGGTCTCGCGCAAGCACCCCCTCACGCCCGACCGCAACTTTGAGCTAACCCAGAAAATCGGCGCCTTCCACGCGAAGGCGTTGGACAAGATTGGCTCGCTCTATTTCACGGAGGAGAACTACGACGACTTCTACTACGGCAAGGGCTCGACGTACCCCGACGTGAACGGCGCGGTGGGCATCCTCTTTGAGCAGGCCAGCTCGCGCGGCCATGCCCAGGAAGGCGCCAATGGCGTCGTGCGTTTTCCCTTCACCATCCGCAACCAGGTCACTACTACCCTGTCGTCCATCGAAGCCATGCAGGCGCTGCGGGTCGACCTGCTGAACTACCAGCGCGACTTCTACCAAAAAGCCGCCAAGGAAGCCAGCGGCCAGGGCGTGCGCGCCTATGTGTTTGGCGCCGAGCAAGACCCGGCCCGCTCCTACGAGCTGGCCCGCATCATCCGCCAGCACCAGATTGCGGTGTACCGGCCCAAAAGTACCCTTCAGCTCAACGGCCGCACCTTCAACCCCGCCGATACGTACGTGGTGCCCACCGACCAGCCCCAGTTCCGGCTGATTCAGGCCATGTTTGAGGAGCGTAGCACGTTTAAAGACAGCATCTTCTACGACATCTCGGCCTGGACACTGCCCCGCGCCTTCGGCCTCGACATGGCCTCGGTGACCAAGCTCCCCAAAGGCGGCTTGCTCGGCCAGCGCCTCGACAGCGTAAGCTTTCCGGTGGGCAAAGTAACCGGGGACAAAACCGCTTATGCCTACGCCTTCAGCTGGCACGGCTATTACGCACCGCGGGCGCTCAACACGCTGCTGGCGCGCAAGCTGGTGGTGAAAGTGGCCACCGAGCCCTTCTCCATTGGCGAGCGGAAGATGGACTACGGCACCATCATGGTGCCGGTGGGCGTGCAAACCGTGCCCGCAGACACGGTATTTGCTCTTATGCAGCAAGTGGCCGCGGCCAATGGCCTTGAGGTAGTGGGCATTACCACCGGCCTTTCTGCCCAGGGCCTGAAGCTAGGCAGCGTGAACTTTGTGACCCTGAAAAAGCCCGAAATCATGCTGCTGGCCGGGCCCGGCGTAAGCCCCACGGACGTAGGCGAGGCCTGGCACCTGCTCGACCAGCGTTTCGGCATGACGCCGAGCCTGGTGGCCCCCGAAAGCCTGGACCGGGTGAACCTGGACCGCTACACCGTCATCGTGGCCTCGGATGGTACGTACAATGGCATCCCCGTGGCGGCGCGCGAAAAGCTGCGGGCCTGGGTGCAGCGCGGCAACACGCTGCTGGCCATGGGCAAGGGAGCCAAATGGCTGGCAAATAACGGCCTGTCGGCGACCAAGTTCAAGGCCAGTGGCCCCACGCCCACAGCCCCGGAAACGGCGTCTGGCCCGGCCGCGCCCAGCCCAACTGCGCCGGCCACTCCCGCTCTGGCTACCGCGCCCGGCGCCAGAGACCGGGCCGGCGCGGTGCCGCCCGCCGCCCCGCGCACCGGCGCCCTGCCGCAGCGCCCCTACGTGGGCATGCGCAACACCGCCAGCGCCCAGGAAATCACCGGCGCTATTTTCCACGCCCGCCTCGACCTGACGCACCCGCTGGGCTACGGCTACGACAGCCCCGATGTGTACCTCTTTCGCGACCACACGGTGTTTATGGAGCGCTCGGCCAGCCCGTATGCCAACCCGCTCATGTACACGGCCAAGCCCCTGGCCAGCGGGTTTATCTCCAAGCCCAACGAGCTAAAACTGCGCAGCACAGCCGCCGCCGACGTGGCCGACGTGGGCGCCGGCCGCATCATTTCGCTGGTCGACAACCCGAACTTCCGGGCGTTTTGGTACGGAACGAACAAGCTCTTTTTGAACAGCGTGTTTTTTGGGCAAATCATACGGGCAAACGCGGCTCCAGCGACTGAAGAATAG